Below is a window of Candidatus Krumholzibacteriia bacterium DNA.
TCTTGATCGTTTCCGTCGCCGACACGACGGTGGCGAGCGCCTCGCAGGATCCTGGGGTGCAAACGGCATTTCATCTTTTTGGCAAGCAAGTGGGGACGACGAACCTGACGGTGGAAGCGTGGCACGGGCCGCACGAGATCCTGAGCGCAGGGCCGATCCCCGTCTCGGTCACCAGTCTGCAGAAACCCGCTGCACCGTAGGGTTCAGCGCGAGAGCACGGCCTTCCGCACCAAGGTCACGCCGGGCGCTTCCAGCCGGACGATGTAGAGCCCGGAGGGAGCAGGCCGACCCGCGATGATGCCATCCCACCGCTCGATGGTGTGCCCGGCACGACGGGGTCCTGTGGCCATCACGCCCACCTCACGCCCGCGTACGTCCCAGACGCTGAGCCGTATCGGCGTGTCCGTCGGCAGTGCGAGCTCGAGCGAGAAGGCCTGTTGCGCCGGGTTGGGGGTGGGCGCCCCGAGGCTGATTTCGTTCCGGCCATGGAGCGGCGCGTCGACCGGCGTCTCGAGCGTGACGTTGTCGAGGACCGGGCCGGTGTCACCGACGTCGAGGCTGTAAAACTCGAGCGTCGTCGAGGTGGTGCCCGCGGTGAACACGAAGGTCTTCTCCAGCCAACCCATCCCCCAGGGCCACGCGTGCTCTGCATTGAATTCGTAGTCCTGCGTCTGGCCGGCCGCCGCGACGCGCATGTGCTTGAGAATGGGGTTCGAGAAAGCGTCCCCGCCCATGAAGAAGTGGACGGTGTACACCCGGCCGGGCTCCGTGGACAGCGTCTGCGCGATGCCGCCCGGCGCCGACCCGTTGAGAGCGACGCTCCGCACCCCGTCGGCGGCGTTCCAGCGCGTGCCGACATATTCGATGGGGTTGCGCGTCACCACCCAGCCGCTGACGGCGACGGACCCGATGGGAACCGTCATGGCCTCGCCCGGATCGGGTCCCGACTCGAAGCTCGCGTTGTCCGTGGTTTCGGCTGCCAATGGCGAAACGGCCAGCGCCGCGAGCATGCACAGCGAGAACAAACGTCGAGAGTGGTTCATGACCCATCCCCCTGGGCGCGCGTTTTTCGTTCCGGCCCGGCGCGGGGCCGCCCGAAGTGGGGTCTGCCAGCATTCTACTCCGGCGCGCCCAGGACGACAACCTCAGCAAATCCCTTCGCGCTGCAGTCCACGCGCACCGTTGCGGAATGGGCCCGCTACCGGTGCACGACGCCTCCTCATGGGTCGCGACGAAACGATCCGTACTCCTGCGCAGCGAATTGAAGGAGAACCTCGGCGAATCATGCAGGCCCATTCGCCGCAATGTCGCTGCGTGGTACGTTTGATGCACTTTCCGCCGCAACAAATCAACGGAACCGAAGAACGAGACCATGAGGTCTCTCGCGAAGGAGTGCGGGGATGAGGCGGGGAAGTCTTGCTCTATTCGGACTGATGACGGGTCTCGTTGCTGCGTGGGGCTGCCTGCAGAGCCCGACGAACAACGGTCCGGCCGAGGAACCCATCGACATGGCGGCGTTCGAGAAGGCCCGGGCGGCCGCCGAGGCCGTGGTGGCCGGCACGGGCAACGGTGCCCCGCCAGGCGCCCATTACAACTTGAACCTGATCGGTGTGCCGAAGACGAAAACTGCCGACATGAGCGGGAACGAGGGGCATCGGATCTTCATCACCCTCGATGGGCGAACGAGGATCCTCCTGGGCCCAGGCGAGTACGGTGTGATCGACGCCAACGGGACGGACGGCACCGCCTCCTTCACCCTGCCCAATCCGGATCCAGACAACAACGGCATCACGGATTACTCGGTGTTCGCGCGCGCGCTCGGCAAGCCGGGCGGCTCGGGATCGATGTCGACCTGCGCCACGGACCCCACGACGGGGGAGGAATGGTGCAGCATCTACTCGATGGTCATGGTGCGGGACAAGGGCAAGCAGACCTTCGAGAACTACTCTCGCGAGCTCCTGTACGTGTTCGTCGACCTCGACGGCGACGGCATCGTGGACCGCGTCCCCCTGTTCGACAACCGGCTGCAGGGTTACTACTGGGAGTACGACAACCTCGGGCTCAAGCTCGTGCAGTTGCGCTTCTACGAAGTACCTACGGATGTCACCACGCCGTAGGGCCTGCAGCCAAGGCGACCCCGGCCGGAGCCTCGCTGCGGCCGGGGTCTCGCCGTTTCCCGTCACTGGAGGATCAATGCCGGTTGCATCACCGGCGGATCGGGACAACCCCGATCCGCCGGCGTGTAGGATCCGCGCTGATCACGGACCAAAGGCTTGCATGAGGCCGACGCGGAGCGTGATGTGGCTGAAGTCGCTCACGATGCCGTACCAGACTTCGGTCAAGAACGTCGTGCGCGGGCCGAGCGGCGTGGCCAAGCCCCCGCCGAGGTCGAGGCCGACCTTGCTCGACGAGTCATCGCCCGTCATGGTGCCACCGGTGAACGGATCGACCGTCTCGACCTCGACGTTCAGGAGGTTGAGGGCCAAGCCGCCGCCGGCGAAGGGCCGGAGCTTGGGGTTGGGGATCGGGAAGTAGTACTTGGCCCGAGCGCCGATCGCGATGTCGCGCACCGACACCGAGCCGCTGAAGAAATCCTCCGACTTGGACCAGTAGTCCACCCGTGGTTCCACGTGCAGGTTGGGCACGATGCTGCCCAGGTCGAGGAAGGCACCGACGCCGAAGGTGGCGTCCATGTCCTCGGGGCTCACGATGCCGACGGCGAACCCGGCACCCTTCAGACCTATGTCCGCCTGTGCCACTGCAGATTGGCACCACAAAGAGCAGAGCGCGAACGTCAGGAGCAGCGCATACCGGCGCATGATTCCTCCCTGATCCGTTGATCCCCTGGCCATCCGCGACCAGGGAGGAGACTTCTCGATCGTGGGCTTTCGCTGGCAACTCCTGAGCGGGCGGCGCCCCCCCAGGATCCATTGTCTCCGTAGGTCGGGTTCAGCACGTCGCGTGCCCGTGGTCACTCAAG
It encodes the following:
- a CDS encoding outer membrane beta-barrel protein, whose protein sequence is MRRYALLLTFALCSLWCQSAVAQADIGLKGAGFAVGIVSPEDMDATFGVGAFLDLGSIVPNLHVEPRVDYWSKSEDFFSGSVSVRDIAIGARAKYYFPIPNPKLRPFAGGGLALNLLNVEVETVDPFTGGTMTGDDSSSKVGLDLGGGLATPLGPRTTFLTEVWYGIVSDFSHITLRVGLMQAFGP
- a CDS encoding choice-of-anchor C family protein, translating into MLAALAVSPLAAETTDNASFESGPDPGEAMTVPIGSVAVSGWVVTRNPIEYVGTRWNAADGVRSVALNGSAPGGIAQTLSTEPGRVYTVHFFMGGDAFSNPILKHMRVAAAGQTQDYEFNAEHAWPWGMGWLEKTFVFTAGTTSTTLEFYSLDVGDTGPVLDNVTLETPVDAPLHGRNEISLGAPTPNPAQQAFSLELALPTDTPIRLSVWDVRGREVGVMATGPRRAGHTIERWDGIIAGRPAPSGLYIVRLEAPGVTLVRKAVLSR